ATTGGATCCAGATGCAGCGCCTGACCAAGCAGGCGAACAGAACCCACCGTGCGTGGATGACCTCCACCGACAACGCCTTCCAGCCGAACATCGCGCTGCAGCAGGCGCAGGTCGCCGACGCGCTGCTCGCGGCCGTCGAGGACCAGCGGACGGTCGCGGTCACTGCCGGCTCGATCATCGTCCGCGAGTCCTGAGGCGGCTCCGTGGAGTCGATGCTGCTGGGTCTCATCTGCGTGCTGCTGGTCCCGAACGCGTTCGTCGCCGGACTGCATGATGTCCCCAACGCGATCGCCATCCCGGTGCGCACGCGAGCCCTCAGTGCACGATCCGCGACCCGCATGGCGGCGGGGTTCAATGCCCTAGGCGTCCTGCTGGCGCTTCCGCTGGGCATCTACCTCTACACCTGGTTCGAGTTCCCCCGCATGGACCCGAGCCTGCTGCTCGCCGTCGTCCTGTCGGCCTCGGTCTCGCTGCTGGGCTGGAACCTGTTCACCTATATGCGCGGAATGCCCACATCCACCACGCACGCGCTGCTGGCCGCGTTTCTCGGCGGCACTGTGGCGGCCTCCACCGTCGCTGATCTGAACATCGCAGAGGTGCTCGCGATGCCGTGGGCGGGCGCGGTGATGACGCTGCTGCTCTCACCGCTGGTGGCCTTCGGGCTGGCTTATCTTCTGGTCTTCGTCGCCGTGCGCTTTGCGCGCGGTGAAGACCCGGATTCGGTGAACACCACCTCGCGGATGGCGCAGTCGGTCAGCGTAGGGGTGACCTCGCTGGGCACCGGGCTGCAGCAGGGACAGCGGCTCTCCTTCGTCCTGCTGACCGCGCTGGTCGCGGCGCAGGTGGAGGACGCCGAGCAATGGCTTCCCTATGTCTATGTCGGCTTCGCCGTGTTGATCGGAGCGGGCTGTCTGACCGGTGGGTGGCGGATCGGACACACGTTGGGACACCGGCTGGTGGATATCGACCCGCTGCGTGGGATGGTCGCGACGACGACGACCTCCGCGCTGCTGTTCATCGGGTCGCTGGGCTTCGCACTGCCGCTGTCGACCTCGCTGACCGCAGCCTCGACCATCATCGGGGCCGGGTCCAACCAGCGATTCGCCACCGTGCACTGGCGGCAGTTCCGCCGGATCTGCCTCTACTGGGTGCTGACGCCTCTGGCCGCGGGCACGGCGACCGCCATCTTCACCCTGGCCATGAGCCCACTCCTGGGCTGAGGGAGCCGACTCACCCGAGCTGGATCGGCTGGCCGACCATCCGACAGAGATCAGTCGAGCTGGATCAGCCGAAGCGGCCGGAGACGTAATCCTCGGTGGACTTCTCCTTGGGGGTGTTGAAGATCGAGGTGGTGTCGTCGTACTCGATCAGCTTGCCGGGCTTTCCGGTGCCGGCGATGTTGAAGAACGCGGTCTTCTGCGAGACGCGGGCCGCCTGCTGCATGTTGTGGGTCACGATGATCACCGTGTAGTCCCGCTGCAGCTCACCGATCAGATCTTCGATCGCCAGCGTGGAGATCGGGTCCAGGGCGGAGCACGGCTCGTCCATGAGGATCACATCGGGCTTCACGGCGATCGTGCGCGCAATGCAGAGACGCTGCTGCTGGCCACCGGAAAGGCCCGAGCCCGGCTTGTCGAGCCTGTCCTTGACCTCGGTCCAGAGGTTGGCGCTGCTCAGGGCAGACTCCACGATGTCATCGGACTCGGACCTGGACAGCCGAGCGCCGTTGAGCTTATAGCCGGCGAGGACGTTCTCCCGCAGGCTCATCGTCGGGAACGGGTTCGGCCGCTGGAACACCATGCCGACCTGTGTCCGCACGGTCACCGGGTCCACGCCCGGAGCATAGATGTCCTCTCCGTCAAGGAGCAGCTCGCCTTTGACCCGAGCGCCGGGAAGCACCTCGTGCATGCGGTTCAGCGACCTCAGGAAGGTGGTCTTGCCGCAGCCGGATGGGCCGATGAACGCTGTCACGGCACGGGCGTCGATGCTCATATTGATGCCCTCCACTGCGAGGAAATCCCCGTAGTAGACGTTGAGATCGACGGCATCTACACGCTTAGACATAACTTGTAATCACACTTTCTCTGGAGAGATCAAGGGTAGACCGCGGTGGCGGCGGTCAGCGCCCGGCCTGCTTGGGCGCGAAGAGCGTGGCGATGAGCCGAGCGAAGAGGTTCAGCCCCATCACGATCAGGATAAGCACCAGCGCCGCCGCCCAGGCGCGCTGCTCGGAGGGGTCCGAGAAGTTCGGCGAGGTGGGGTTCTGGAACTGACGGAAGATGTACACCGGCAGCGCGGTCATCCAGCCCTGGAAGAGATTCCAGTTCGTGTTGACCACGAAGCCCGCCGTGACAAGGATCGGAGCGGTCTCGCCGATCACACGTGCGATGGCCAGGGTGACACCAGAGGCGATGCCGGAGATGGCGGTGGGAAGCACCACCTTGAGGATGGTGCGCCATTTGCGCACCCCCAGGGCATAGGAGGCTTCACGCAGCTCATTGGGCACCACCCGGAGCATCTCCTCGGTGGTCCTGACCACCACCGGCACCATCAGCACGGAAAGCGCAATCGCCGCCGTGATGCCCAGTGTTGAGCGCTGGGTGGAGAGCAGCCCGGTCACACTGCTGAAGACCGAGAGGAACCATGCCATGGCCGCACCGGCGAACAGGCCGGCGACGATGGACGGGATGCCGGTCATCACATCGACGAAGAAGGTGATGGCGCGGGAGAGCGGGCCCCCGCGGGAGTATTCGACCAGGTAGATCGAAGTCATCAGTCCGATGGGCACGGAGATCGCGGTGGCCGCCAGGGTGATCAGCAGTGACCCGATCATGGCGTGGCGGATGCCGCCGAGGACCGGCGTGCCCTCGGTCTGGGACTGCTCGTCGACGAGGCCTGTGACGCCCTGCATCTCCGAGTTCAAGAATCCTGGTTCCGTCAATCCCTGGATGCCCACGGAGGACACCGACCAGATCACCGAGACCAGCGGCATGAGCGCGAGAGCGAAGGCCAGGTAGATCAGGTTTGTCCAGAGCGCGTCTGTGGCCCTGCGGCGATTCACCCGGGTGCGCGTGATGAAGTAGCTGCTCGCCACATAGATCACGGCGGTGAAGATGAACCAGGTGGCGAGGTTGAACCCGAGGAGCGCCGAGAGCGCTGCGCCGATCACCACGGCGGCGGCGAGCAGAGCCATCCACAGCCAGGAGGGAAGCGTGTTCTGCGTCAGCGAGCTGCGGCGTCGATTGCCTTCGCTCAGCTGGGGCGGGCCGGAGGGGCTCTGCACGGAGGTAGGAGTGGGGGTCTGTGTCATCAGTTGGCTCCCGAGAATTCCTTGTGGCGGCTGACGATCCAGCGCGCTGTCATGTTCACCAGAAGGGTGATGATGAACAGCACCAGGCCGATGGCGATGAGCTGGGCCTGCCGCTCAGAGCCGGGGGGCGCCTCAGGGAACCCGAGGGCGATCTCGGCAGGGATGGTGCTGTTTCCGTTGGAGATCAGCGAGGCGGTGAGCATGCCCGGGGAGAGCACGAGGGCCACTGCCATGGTCTCACCCAGCGCGCGGCCGAGCCCCAGCATGATCCCCGAGATGATGCCCGCCCGGGCGAACGGGAAGACAGACATCTTGATCATCTCCCAGCGCGTGGCTCCCAGCGCCAGGGCGGCCTCTTCGTGCAGCTTGGGGGTCTGGATGAAGATCTCGCGGC
The nucleotide sequence above comes from Nesterenkonia halotolerans. Encoded proteins:
- a CDS encoding inorganic phosphate transporter, which produces MLLGLICVLLVPNAFVAGLHDVPNAIAIPVRTRALSARSATRMAAGFNALGVLLALPLGIYLYTWFEFPRMDPSLLLAVVLSASVSLLGWNLFTYMRGMPTSTTHALLAAFLGGTVAASTVADLNIAEVLAMPWAGAVMTLLLSPLVAFGLAYLLVFVAVRFARGEDPDSVNTTSRMAQSVSVGVTSLGTGLQQGQRLSFVLLTALVAAQVEDAEQWLPYVYVGFAVLIGAGCLTGGWRIGHTLGHRLVDIDPLRGMVATTTTSALLFIGSLGFALPLSTSLTAASTIIGAGSNQRFATVHWRQFRRICLYWVLTPLAAGTATAIFTLAMSPLLG
- the pstB gene encoding phosphate ABC transporter ATP-binding protein PstB; amino-acid sequence: MSKRVDAVDLNVYYGDFLAVEGINMSIDARAVTAFIGPSGCGKTTFLRSLNRMHEVLPGARVKGELLLDGEDIYAPGVDPVTVRTQVGMVFQRPNPFPTMSLRENVLAGYKLNGARLSRSESDDIVESALSSANLWTEVKDRLDKPGSGLSGGQQQRLCIARTIAVKPDVILMDEPCSALDPISTLAIEDLIGELQRDYTVIIVTHNMQQAARVSQKTAFFNIAGTGKPGKLIEYDDTTSIFNTPKEKSTEDYVSGRFG
- the pstA gene encoding phosphate ABC transporter permease PstA — encoded protein: MTQTPTPTSVQSPSGPPQLSEGNRRRSSLTQNTLPSWLWMALLAAAVVIGAALSALLGFNLATWFIFTAVIYVASSYFITRTRVNRRRATDALWTNLIYLAFALALMPLVSVIWSVSSVGIQGLTEPGFLNSEMQGVTGLVDEQSQTEGTPVLGGIRHAMIGSLLITLAATAISVPIGLMTSIYLVEYSRGGPLSRAITFFVDVMTGIPSIVAGLFAGAAMAWFLSVFSSVTGLLSTQRSTLGITAAIALSVLMVPVVVRTTEEMLRVVPNELREASYALGVRKWRTILKVVLPTAISGIASGVTLAIARVIGETAPILVTAGFVVNTNWNLFQGWMTALPVYIFRQFQNPTSPNFSDPSEQRAWAAALVLILIVMGLNLFARLIATLFAPKQAGR